The sequence tatTTGGGCGCCACATCCGCTATCACTAAGAACTTGGCTGCGGCCGCCGTACCTGGATCCGCACCGCCAATAGCCCGGTTGCTAGATTCCCCCCACGCCTGGATCCGCATCACTTAGCAGCGTCCGGAGACATGAGGTGATAACAATCCGGTCCAGGTgaggttggccgaggcccaataacttaaggttactcagaccccaacagttctttgGCATACCCACttggggaaaggcccaatctccctaaaagactagtccagtaggggaagggtggctctcctttttaaggtggcttcctcctcccaagctaagtaagtgggattattcagaggctcacacggtcgccgcccgacttttacgtctttgccagcgggtaatagtggaggatgtcctcatcatgaGGGTTTTCAAcaaggatgaggaggagagggcggtGTGGTTTCTTGTAACGAGGAATCATGAAGGGATGGTGGGCCGATGGCGCTCGAGGTGTCAGGATGATGGCAACGCTCGAGGTGTCGATGGAGGAAAGGGAAGAGACAATTAAGAACGAGAGAGATGGGTGGTGGGATaggtaaaaaaatagaaagtgtgactgacaggtggggtccataTGAGGGTAAGGGTATATATGTGCATCTTTGTTCACTGCGATAGggtctaaaatataaaagttgtaaTTTAGTTTATTATAAGAAATACCCCAAGGACCTTCATATAAATAATAAAGGGTTGAAATGTAAAATATACATTAGGGTGATCTCCACTATGGGTTATGTGATTCTTGTGTGATTTTAACCCACATGGCAccttgagagttgagaccacTGGTAGTGTTCTCCAACGTGCATGCCCTAAGCTTTAGCTCAACCTTGGCCTCTGGCTGTCACCAACACACACCAGAGGCCCTTGGTGACCCTGCTCTTGGCCTACTGCCTCGGTACACCCCATCCTGAGAAGCCAGCTCCATGTGTGGAGAACAGAAAAGAAGACAGTGcaccaaaggaaaaaaaagaagaagaagaagaagaagcaaattATGCATCGGATGGGTTGAAATGGTGAACCGTGGCAAATAAACAAGCGTGCACCTGAACTTTATAGAGCATTTTAGCAATGGCAACAAACTATGAGGCATATTAGAGCATGCCATCCAACTTGTGCCCATCTGAGCAATTTTCcccatgaaaaagaaaaggagaaaacaatGCATCCAAACCTCAGCCGCCTCTCCACATGTGCGCGTCGGTCGGACTAAGTTTGTGGGGGCCGGGAGAATCGGGGAATCGATCGATCATGCATGTGAGGTGAGCCGAGGCGAACAGAGTCAGGCCTGCTCCGTGACACACGCGCTGCTTCGCTCGTACGTAGCCCTACCAGTACGTGGCCCAGCGCAACAACCACTCGTTTTTAATACTCCACGGGGCCCCCTACCcacacccaccaccaccaccaggagGCGGTCTCGCTCACAAAAGCTGTAAGCAATGTGCCCATGATTGACCTCGCTAGCCCAGTGCGGCTTCGGTTGctcacaaaaccaaaaaaacaaaagaaaaaccataGTAGTAGACGAGCGCGAGTGATGCGGGGGAGAAGCTGCCAAAGTGTCGGCGCCTCGGCGCAGGCGGGGCGGGCTACCGCGAAATACGAACGAACCCGCGCacgcacacgcgcgcgcgcgcgcgcaccgcACGGAAACGTCGGAAAGGGGAGGAAAACGCGTGGAGACCTGGCCGATTTGGGTGGTGGGAGCGGCCGGGATTAAGGGACCCTTCGCCTCGCCCACGGCCGGCGTGGAGTACTCGTACTGGACTAGTGGTACTGCACGCGCTAGCaatagctgctgctgctctctcgTTGGCTCGCACTTGATTACGACATCGATCTTGCTCTCCCACTTCTGAACagctgcttttcttttcttttttttttgttagggtTGGAAATGGATCGGATTCGGACCGATAATAGTCCTATCatattttaaacatattttttaagtggATTTGAAACGGGTGCGAATAGTGTGCGGATGCGAAGCGGATTGCTTCAGATGTCAGAAATGGTACAAAATCAATACGGACCCAATTTAGAAACGAATTAAAAATTATCAGATGTCACGTATATGTGTAATTAATACAACATCAACTTAACGATGCAACGAACAACAATACAATAATAAATCAACGAACGATCTATCATATACTGGAGTGCTAAACATCATAAATAGATGATGTCCATAATTTTAAAACACAGTTACGTAAATATAAGGTGAGACAGTAAGAGCCTCAAATTAAAGTGTCTAGGTTAATTCATAAATTAGGCTATTTTATTGGATGGTTCATGTTGTATTCAACAGATGGAGTGGTTACGTGGATTGACAATTTCGGATTATCAGGCAAACAGCCTCCTGGATAATCCGATAGAGATATCGGACAATCCGTATCCGTCAGATTTTAGATACCACATCCGTATCCGCATTAGCATCCATATTCGTCGGATTTCTATAAACTCATACTTTATCCTTGTTTCGGATCAATTCAGAGCAGATTGGATCGAATAATATTCGATCCGTTTTTATCACTCAATTCTCGTTTCCACGAGCACATTTTCTAAATTACTGAATGATGTGTTATGTATAAAATGCTTTTATACATAAGTCTTTTCGAAagttaaataaattattttcaaattataataattaatgctcaattaatcatatggtTTACTTTATCTCATTTACCGTAGAACAGCTGGTTCGAATGAGTCTATTCTCGAATCACATCATCAGAGTATGTATGTACTTCTTCCATATAAAAAGAAGTCCACTTCTAACAATTGATTTAGGCAAACACTTATCTATATACATaggtagacttttttttttaacggaagtTTTATGGGTGAAGTACCATGGAGTATTATGGACTAGTTGCCTGGGGTGAAATTGCAGTGGACATCGAGTGCTGGGTATATTCTGTTTTGCAACTAGGAAACGTGGTTAGTCCACGGCAATGTTTGTGTTTGTTTAATCAAGTGGCCGGGATGCCAACTGATCACAGAGAGGATCAGAGGATTCCACGCACATGTTGTTTAGACATCTTGCCGGTGCCGGGTGTCTTTCTCGTCGCTACCTCTTTCGCAGGACACGCTCATACTCATAGTCATAGGGGCGTACGACTACGAGCTAGTAAGAGTGGAGTGCGGACCGATCTAGGGCAGTAGCTTGCTAGTAGTAGAATTCTGAAGCTGAGGCGAAACGAACACAaaggtggtgtttttttttccctgaaaaagaagaggaagattaagttttttatgcataacgaggtggtattaatgtatgattgattgagttttaattattacaaacttgaaaaaatatattaatatgatattttagagcaactttcatatataaagtttttacacgaaacgcattatttagcagtttgaaaagcgtgccacgaaaattttaatcttcatccaactctcgTGGGAGAAAAGAACATGACCAAAATATAATGACGATGTCAAATTGATGCGCTCTCCAATTAAAGCATATGCTAAATGTGTAGAGTAATGGCCAAACTCATAAAACCTTATTCGGTTAATCTTCTCTTCGAGCAATTTAATCTCCTCAACTCCTTCCATATTTCAACCCCTTTCTCTTGGGATTAATAATTTCGAAGCTTCGTTTATGTGAATATAATAAACTACACGAAAAATAAGATAAGTGATTagaacatgattaattaagtattaaatgttATAATTTTGAGAAATGGATTTATCtgattttttaagaaactttcatACAGAAAGAttttacaaaacaaaaaatgtttAGCAATTTTGAAAAGTGTGTTCACAATAGTCCAAGGAGTTGTTATCCTAAAACAGCTCAAACAAATTGAGTTTAATCAATGGCTAGATGATACCATCTATACGATGATCTGCGACATGATGTGATTAAAATTGGTCCTTTAATCATCTGCTATTAATTTTAACTGTTGCTATCGAAATCTTTAGTCGGATGGCACGCAAACAATTATAAAGGTCGCGACGAACAATGAAGAACGCATGCGACTACAAAGATGACGATCACGATGGACGAGGTGGACTCAAGCATCGGTGACGGCTGCGACGGATGTGGAAGAGGGCGAAGGTCGTGGCTGACGATGGGCACGAAAGACAAGGGCATCAACGGATGACGTGGATGCAAGCAAGTTGACTGTGGCGTAGCGTGGATGTCTAGCCTACGGTCAAGCGGATCCCACAACTTTGAGCTACGTGTGCCGCTAGACGACAAGTTAATCATCCGCTCTcgttctctctcctttcctctcttttaCTCCATCACAAAATCCTACGTGAATAGGAGTTTTTATCATCAATTATTATACATGCTCTAACTATTGTGCATATTGCTGTTATTAATCCCGACTCCCGAGGTGATCACCGCGCCGCTCCACCGAACACTCGCTCACACTCACGTCCAGCAACAACACACGCCACTTCACTACCGACGATCCCACCGACTACTCGCTGTCAAAACAACATGGCCATCCCATACAACCTTTCTTTAACCACCTCTCCACCTcactaatcatcatcatcatcaaatcaatcaatcaacgcCCCCTCCCCCTAATTTAATCAAACCCCCCTCTCCATCCAGCCTAGCATCGTTAGTTAGTCTCCCCTGGCCCCACCCACCAGACATTCCACCAACccccttcctttctctctccctcttctaaACAAAAACATCTCCCGTTTCAGTCGCCCACACACCGacactctcctctctctctctcctcgtgaAAATATttgtcacaaaaaaaattaaaagaaaaaataacacaCCCTTCGCTGAGCTAGCAACGCGGTGGTTGCTGCTCTGCTCTCTCTCCAAGCAAACACCATTATTATACCAccacctccccttccccccatttcctcctcctcccccacgcgGCGCACCagctatcgccgccgccgccgacgaggagggtGCGATGGAGGCGAGCGCGGGGCTGGTGGCGGGGTCGCACAACCGGAACGAGCTGGTGGTGATCCggagggatggaggaggagggggaggggttggggggaggagggcggcggaggcgaaggcggcgtgCCAGATATgcggcgacgacgtcggggAAGGGCCCGACGGGGAGCCGTTCGTGGCGTGCAACGAGTGCGCCTTCCCCGTCTGCCGCAACTGCTACGACTACGAGCGCCGCGAGGGCTCGCAGGCTTGCCCCCAGTGCAAGACCCGCTTCAAGCGCCTCAAGGGTGAGCTCTTCCTCCGTCGCCATTGCTCTCTCTGCTCTCTGCTTCTGCTTCGCTCTGACAATGTTGACACGGCAGGGTGCCCGCGGGTGgccggagacgaggaggaggacggcgtggaCGACCTGGAGGGGGAGTTCGGCCTCGACGGCCGGGAGGACGACCCGCAGTACATCGCCGAGTCGATGCTGCGCGCGAACATGAGctacggccgcggcggcgacctgcaGCCGTTCCAGCCCATCCCCAATGTGCCGCTCCTCACCAATGGCCAGATGGTACGGACCACCActaccaccacctcctcctcttcttcctcctccgattCCGCTCTCAATTGCTCCGAGATCGAGCATAATTCGGTGTTTCCGGGTGCCCCCCAGGTTGACGACATCCCGCCGGAGCAGCACGCGTTGGTGCCATCCTACatggggggcggcggcggcggcgggaagaggATCCACCCGCTCCCCTTCGCAGATCCGAGCGTTCCTGGTGGGTGATCTGGTTTCTGGTTGGAATCTGGTTAGCTTATGCTGCTGGTGGTGTGAGTTGCTGATCGATGTGCTTGGTGTTTGGTTGCAGTGCAACCGAGATCCATGGACCCGTCCAAGGATCTCGCCGCCTACGGGTACGGGAGTGTGGCATGGAAGGAGAGGATGGAGGGCTGGAAGCAGAAGCAGGAGCGGATGCAGCAGCTCAGGagtgagggcggcggcgactgggatggcgacggcgatgcagATCTGCCACTGTATGTGACCACCTAACTTTGCTTGCTCACCAAATGTTAGTTAGAACATGTGGTTACAGTGATTAAATGACCGTAGCTGCTTCCCATGGCCTGCCGTTGTCTAATGCTTAGACTATCTTTAGAATTGCTACTAATTGCTATATTAACAGTACATGAACAAACATATATGGAAAGTCTTGTTTGATGGAATGCTAAAAAGAATCTTACTGTAAAAATGCTGAcatactactattttttttgccaaTAACTTAATGTTTCGTTACTTCGTAGAGGATACTTGTAAGCCTATAATTGGACAGATCCCAGAGAAGGAATGCAACTATTTGTGCTAGATTAACATAATTGCCTTACATGGTTTTTACCCGCAGtacattatttttgttttatcttgGCTACTTCACTGTTTGACCATGATTTGCATTTGGGCTTGGTTAGTTTAATATTCATGGAAAATATTATGATGTAATGAAATACTAATTTTTGCATGTCATATGCTTGGAGTTTCATCGTTAATTCTGTATGATGCATAGACACAATAGgttataatttaattattatgtaAGGATTTGTCTTTTCCTTGCAAATATTGTTACTAGACTCTGGTTGTAAAGTGTCTCTTTAATCTGTTGACCAGAATGGATGAAGCTCGACAACCACTATCTCGCAaagttccaatttcttcaagcCGAATTAATCCCTATAGGATGATTATAATTATCCGGTTGGTGGTTTTGGGGTTCTTCTTCCACTACCGAGTGATGCATCCTGTGAATGATGCATTTGCTTTGTGGCTCATCTCTGTAATATGTGAAATCTGGTTTGCTATGTCTTGGATTCTTGATCAATTTCCAAAGTGGCTTCCCATAGAGAGGGAGACGTACCTGGACCGCTTGTCACTGAGGTTAGTTAAATCCCCAAACCAAGAAATACTTGCCCTATCCTTTTGCTGAAGGTTTGAAGGTAACAAACTTTTTGCTTGTCTGATCAGGTTTGACAAGGAAGGTCAGCCATCTCAACTTGCTCCAGTCGACTTCTTTGTCAGTACAGTTGATCCATCGAAGGAACCTCCCTTAGTCACAGCAAACACCGTCCTTTCCATCCTTTCTGTGGATTACCCGGTTGAAAAGGTTTCCTGCTATGTTTCTGATGATGGTGCTGCAATGCTCACATTTGAAGCACTGTCAGAAACATCTGAATTTGCAAAGAAATGGGTCCCTTTCTGCAAAAAGTTCAATATCGAGCCTCGTGCTCCAGAGTGGTACTTCCAGCAGAAGATAGACTACCTGAAAGATAAGGTAGCAGCGTCCTTTGTTAGGGAGAGGAGAGCAATGAAGGTAGATGTCCTCATTTGTTCGTGCTTTTCTACTCgattattctttttatattatagCTAGTTACACAAGTTTAATTTTCATCCAGAGAGATTATGAGGAATTCAAGGTGAGGATCAACGCCTTGGTTGCCAAAGCCCAAAAGGTTCCAGAGGAAGGATGGACAATGCAGGACGGAAGCCCTTGGCCAGGCAACAATGTGCGCGATCATCCTGGAATGATTCAGGTAATGCTTTTGCAATTTTGGTGTTTTACTACACACGTGCGATTCTTCTTTCTGTGTTACTTTAGTTCAAAGTGTTCAATTTTTTGTGTCAATAGGTCTTCCTTGGCCAAAGTGGTGGCCGTGATGTGGAAGGAAATGAGCTTCCTCGCTTGGTTTATGTCTCAAGAGAAAAGAGGCCAGGCTATAATCATCATAAGAAGGCTGGTGCTATGAATGCATTGGTAAAAGATCCTTCACATAATGTCTCGTATCAATTTCCATGTAGATTTACAGCCTTAGCACCGTTTGACATGgttttctctctctttgttGTTTGACAGGTCCGCGTCTCTGCTGTTCTTTCGAATGCTCCATACCTATTGAACTTGGATTGTGATCACTACATCAACAATAGCAAGGCCATAAGGGAAGCGATGTGTTTCATGATGGATCCTTTGGTGGGGAAGAAAGTGTGCTATGTGCAGTTCCCTCAGAGGTTTGATGGTATTGACCGACATGATCGATATGCTAACCGGAACGTTGTCTTTTTCGATGTAAGATTCAGCCTCTCTGGTACTAAGACCTTGTGGTCTATATTATGCTTGTTACTATTATGGTTCCTAATATTTGCATTGTACAGATCAACATGAAAGGTCTGGATGGAATTCAAGGCCCCATCTATGTTGGTACTGGATGTGTCTTCAGACGGCAAGCTCTCTATGGTTATGATGCGCCAAAAACAAAGAAGCCCCCATCCAGAACTTGCAATTGCTGGCCTAaatggtgctgctgctgctgttgtggtAACAGGCATACTAAGAAGAAGACAACAAAACCTAAgccggagaaaaagaaaagactgTTTTTCAAGAAAGCAGAAAATCAGTCTCCTGCATATGCTCTTGGTGAAATTGAGGAAGGTGCTCCAGGTATTGTCAGCTTGTCTAACAATTGTCAAATAACATAAGGTAACATAAGAAAAACATCACAGTAAAACTCAAATGTTTCTTTACTGCAGGAGCTGAGACAGACAAAGCTGGAATTGTGAATCAACAGAAGCTAGAAAAGAAATTTGGGCAGTCTTCTGTTTTTGTTGCATCAACTTTGCTTGAAAATGGTGGAACCCTGAAGAGTGCAAGTCCAGCTTCTCTACTGAAGGAAGCTATACATGTTATTAGCTGTGGTTATGAAGACAAGACAGACTGGGGGAAGGAGGTAAGAAACCTAGACCTGATTATAAACTGATGGTTAATCAATTGAAGACGTTCCTCTCACCTGTAAATCATGTATTCTTGCAGATTGGCTGGATCTATGGTTCAATTACAGAAGATATCTTGACTGGGTTTAAGATGCACTGCCATGGTTGGCGGTCTATTTACTGCATTCCAAAGCGGCCAGCATTCAAAGGTTCTGCACCTCTTAATCTTTCGGATCGTCTTCACCAGGTCCTTCGTTGGGCTCTTGGATCTGTTGAAATTTTCTTCAGCAAACATTGCCCACTCTGGTATGGGTATGGTGGTGGCCTGAAATTTTTGGAAAGATTTTCTTATATTAACTCTATCGTATATCCCTGGACATCCATTCCACTTCTGGCTTACTGTACCTTGCCTGCCATATGCTTGCTCACTGGGAAGTTTATCACTCCAGAGGTAAGCATTATTGTGCTACATAATTTTGTGATCTTCTGAGTTTCTGTCTGAATCTTACATCATTTTTATTTCAAACTGCAGCTCACCAATGTTGCTAGTCTATGGTTCATGTCGCTTTTCATCTGTATTTTTGTCACTGGCATCCTTGAAATGAGATGGAGTGGTGTGGCCATCGATGACTGGTGGAGGAATGAGCAGTTTTGGGTCATTGGAGGTGTTTCTTCACATCTCTTCGCTGTATTCCAAGGACTTCTGAAAGTCCTTGCTGGTGTTGATACCAGCTTCACTGTGACATCAAAGGCCGGAGATGATGAAGAGTTCTCAGAGCTATACACGTTCAAATGGACCACCTTGTTGATACCTCCAACTACACTGCTGCTGTTGAACTTCATTGGGGTTGTAGCTGGAGTTTCTAACGCTATCAACAATGGATATGAATCATGGGGACCTCTGTTCGGGAAGCTCTTCTTTGCATTCTGGGTGATTGTCCATCTATATCCGTTCCTCAAGGGTTTGGTTGGAAGGCAAAACAGGACACCAACGATTGTTATCGTCTGGTCCATTCTACTGGCTTCAATCTTCTCACTTCTATGGGTCCGGATCGATCCTTTCCTTGCGAAGAATAATGGCCCTCTTCTGGAGGAATGTGGTCTGGATTGTAACTAAGCAGCCTACACTCCATATATGCGGTGATACGAGCTTGAAGAAATTATTTTGCAGGCGGCGAATCAAGCCCAAGTTTTTAAATTCTTTCCTGTAGATAGAAATACAGATCTCCGGCATTTCTTTTGTTCCACAGTGGTAGGGCAGCTTCATCTGTGTGTATTAGGGCAAACCAGAAGCTATGTCAATTCTTGTGCAGTGCTACCAGAGAAGTCAAATCTACTCCTGTGGTTGATCcaagattatttatttatttggagGGGATTTCCATCATCGCTGAGCTTACTTGGTGGAAGCTGCAGCATGTGTAAGCTAAGTTACAAAGGCGTTGCCTTGCCATTTGGACAGAAGGAAGGAAGATGCCAATTGTTTATTTTAGTAAATTAAAATTGAATTGAATTATGCACATTCCGGAGTTCATTTGTTCCACTCAATACCATACACAGCTGGCTGGTGGTACATTTAGCATGAACAGATTTGTAGGTGTTTAGCAAATGTACCTAAGTTGGATTCATCCGGTGTGTGTTGTTGTACAAGTGGCCATACAGTAGCGCAAGTGGTGGTGGGCACTTCACTCCTGTTTGTTTTGTGTAACCATACAGCATACAGATGATAAAACTCTTGTTCACATTTTACAGAGAGGGAAACTTGGTGTTTATTTTCTCCTTCTAATGCCTGATGGTTTgccagtagtagtagtatctgTTGCTGTGTATGCTGTTTTTATTTTCGTTTGCAAAATCTGTTACTGCCTGGATGGAAGTGGAACAGACACGTCGGCGGTGTTTGAAAATTGaaactgatgatgatgaagatgaagattaaattgGTGCACTAACAATAAAACGAGAAagctattagcatatgattaattaatttttaattattacaaacttgataaatatatttatttgatattttaaaacaatttttatatagaaaaccaAAAGTTTTCACATGGAATATACTTTTTtaagtagtttgaaaagcgtggtAACAAAAATCAAGATAAAATCTGTATCTCAACGACGAGAAAAGAACACCGATGTGTGCCAGCGTAATGGCAAATTGTCAATACAGATCATTCTCCGTAATGGCAAATTGTCAAAGCTGATCATTCCCAGAGATGAGCAGATATTTGCGCAGAAATCGTGTGTGTGGCCGGCCTGAAAAAGTGTAGCCTGAATGCGTGTCTGATGGAAAAGTGGCCAGCAGCTGTGTTTACGGGGACCATGACCATGCATGCCACGGACACCGGCAGGGCAAGGCAGCTAGGGTTGGGGTCAGTCAGTACGAGACGAAAGAAGGCACTGGCACCGACCAAGGTGCCATGGGGCCTGCGGGGTGTTAAAGCCGCCGTGCTGGGAAGAcgagagcagagcagagcagtcGTGCGTGcagaagcagagagagagagtgtgtgtctCACGCGGTGGCAGCGGGCGGGTTGGCAGGCAGCGTTGGAGCTGGAGGTAGTGAAAgcggaggacggcgcggcgcggcgcggctttTGGTTTTGGACCGGACGTGTCGTGGTGACCGTGACCCGTCCTGCTGGACTCACGGGCGCCTCGTCCTCCGGCTCCGCGTTTTGGCTCCTTGCTGGTCGTCCCCGTCCCTCTGCCGGAATTAATGGATCATATGGACCAGACGCGCTTCATTTTTCTGTGAGTAACTGCAACTGTATCACATATAGGCATGGTTtagttctcaattttttttcctttaaactttcaacttttccatcacatcaaaaatttCTTACACACGTaattctaacttttccatcacatcgttctaatttcaatcaaacttctaatcttgacgtgaactaaacacaccaatAAGAATATAAGATGAGAACATATAGCCTTTGTATAAGATGCAACGGCATGTATGGGGcgtattgttttcttttgttaatCCTATCTAAGTAATTTTTATAAAACCCTATCCATTATGGTCCAAAGTTATACAAATCATAGATATTTTAATACATGGCACGTAACTACAAATATCATAAAGGTTCACAAAACAATGACATACTcctatattaaaattttaaaaagtttagtAACATTTATACGACGGATAAATAACtcataaaattaaaatgtgatCGTAAAACTCAAAAGTGTGGTGGTCCAAAATCAAAATGATCAATAGTATGGTTTTATGAAACTTTATAgggtgagcctctgaataatcccacttacttagcttgggaggaggaagccaccttaaaaaggagagccacccttcccctattggactagtcttttagggagattgggcctttccccgagtgggtgtgcctaagaactgttggggtccggacaatcttaagttattgggcctcggccgaccccacctgggccggattgctatcatttggtatcagagctgggcccttgtttaagggggtgggaatgatgaggacatcctccactattacccgctagcaaagacgcaaaagtcgggcCCTTGTTTAaggggtgggaatgatgaggacatcctccactattacccgctggcaaagacgcaaaagtcgggcggcgaccgtgtgagcctttgaataatcccaccttgcttagcttgggaggaggaagccacttTAAaggggagagccacccttcccctattggactagtctttttgggagattgggcctttccccgagtgggtgtgcctaagaactgtcggggtccgggcaaccttaagttattgggcctcggctaaccccacctgggccggattgttaACATTTCTCCCTCGGTCCCAAATGTACCAAATTTTAAAGGATGACATATGTATTAAAGCATGAGCATTGCAAGCTCCTCTTTGGCCATTCGTAATGCTCCTGCGTGATGTGTGGACTCGTCTAGCCACGTAGGGCAATAGTTGCTGTGGAGAAGAGAGTAGGTGAGGTCCATGGCTCTAGTTTGGTTCTTTGTGTCTTGTTTGAGCTACGAGAGCCTTGTCCTGCAAAGCGTCAGGCGCAGGGCCCACTCAGTGAGTAGacgaggaagagaggagaagcgaCGGAGTTGTACAAGGGAGAAGGGGAAGCGGCTGCGCTGTGCATTGTGGTTGTCGCCATTGAGGGCCGTCGGGGTTGCCATCGCTGAGGGCCACCAGGAGCAGATCAACTGCCAAGTCCCCTGCCCATGAAGATACAACGATGATGCTACCTCTGCAAGCATTTCAGTCGCTGTAGTCGTTCAGAATAAGGGTGTTCCGGATGCCACCTCTGGTGTCAACTATGCTCGAAGTTGCCATTGAACTCGTTGCATTGGCACAAGCAGATCTGAAGCAGCAGCAAGTTCAGATCACCACGACCACCGATGTAGCCAAGGCCACCTCGACCATCGATGTGGCCTCCTAGAGGAGTGCTACACATCTGTAGGCGCCGTGGTTCCTCTTCTTGTTGGTGGTAGCATCGGCGGTGGCCGGTGAGAGGATGACGATGCCGGTGTCCTTGTGGAGCATGAGCCCTTGGGCCGCACCGTCGATGTCGCGGCCGTGGACAAAGAGGAGCACGAGCTCGGTCCGTGCCATCGGAGCTCGATTTGGCCCCGTCAAAGCTCGGTtcgtggagagggagaggagagggaggttgTTGCCATCATGGCCTCCTGTCGCCCTTGCTGCCTTCGTCtgctgagccgccgccgctaggtTCTAGGGAGGAGATGCACCggggaaggggagaagggaaTAGTGGCTGTTGGTGAAATGGTAACTAGGGTACCCCTTTCCCCAGGGATCTTGCACTCTTTTCATATTAATTAAGATGAAAAAGCTTACTTAGACCATCATAAAGCTAAGG is a genomic window of Oryza glaberrima chromosome 7, OglaRS2, whole genome shotgun sequence containing:
- the LOC127778664 gene encoding probable cellulose synthase A catalytic subunit 6 [UDP-forming]: MEASAGLVAGSHNRNELVVIRRDGGGGGGVGGRRAAEAKAACQICGDDVGEGPDGEPFVACNECAFPVCRNCYDYERREGSQACPQCKTRFKRLKGCPRVAGDEEEDGVDDLEGEFGLDGREDDPQYIAESMLRANMSYGRGGDLQPFQPIPNVPLLTNGQMVDDIPPEQHALVPSYMGGGGGGGKRIHPLPFADPSVPVQPRSMDPSKDLAAYGYGSVAWKERMEGWKQKQERMQQLRSEGGGDWDGDGDADLPLMDEARQPLSRKVPISSSRINPYRMIIIIRLVVLGFFFHYRVMHPVNDAFALWLISVICEIWFAMSWILDQFPKWLPIERETYLDRLSLRFDKEGQPSQLAPVDFFVSTVDPSKEPPLVTANTVLSILSVDYPVEKVSCYVSDDGAAMLTFEALSETSEFAKKWVPFCKKFNIEPRAPEWYFQQKIDYLKDKVAASFVRERRAMKRDYEEFKVRINALVAKAQKVPEEGWTMQDGSPWPGNNVRDHPGMIQVFLGQSGGRDVEGNELPRLVYVSREKRPGYNHHKKAGAMNALVRVSAVLSNAPYLLNLDCDHYINNSKAIREAMCFMMDPLVGKKVCYVQFPQRFDGIDRHDRYANRNVVFFDINMKGLDGIQGPIYVGTGCVFRRQALYGYDAPKTKKPPSRTCNCWPKWCCCCCCGNRHTKKKTTKPKPEKKKRLFFKKAENQSPAYALGEIEEGAPGAETDKAGIVNQQKLEKKFGQSSVFVASTLLENGGTLKSASPASLLKEAIHVISCGYEDKTDWGKEIGWIYGSITEDILTGFKMHCHGWRSIYCIPKRPAFKGSAPLNLSDRLHQVLRWALGSVEIFFSKHCPLWYGYGGGLKFLERFSYINSIVYPWTSIPLLAYCTLPAICLLTGKFITPELTNVASLWFMSLFICIFVTGILEMRWSGVAIDDWWRNEQFWVIGGVSSHLFAVFQGLLKVLAGVDTSFTVTSKAGDDEEFSELYTFKWTTLLIPPTTLLLLNFIGVVAGVSNAINNGYESWGPLFGKLFFAFWVIVHLYPFLKGLVGRQNRTPTIVIVWSILLASIFSLLWVRIDPFLAKNNGPLLEECGLDCN